One Cicer arietinum cultivar CDC Frontier isolate Library 1 chromosome 8, Cicar.CDCFrontier_v2.0, whole genome shotgun sequence DNA segment encodes these proteins:
- the LOC101503580 gene encoding COBRA-like protein 10 has product MLNPWICQLLSFLLVAFLISCEGQDPEALPPAAENCNGVFISYDLIDRRKEFPRVKNVTAQSWAFNATATILNTGKDVVKTWQLFIGFQHQEILVSANGAILFQAGDFPAFVGNGTTFVGSSIPDLETSINTANDLSQIQAIIKLSGTQFGVKPPSVPMPKNIKLLTDGYNCPRPSIRKSSMWACCKRDPKHKSIHSKTKFLPRQKGDLTISYDILQAYDNNYLVQVTLENQSPLGRLDRWNLTWEWTRGEFISTMKGAFPREIDYSDCIYGAAGQYYKDMDFTKVLNCQKNPVISDLPPQKYNDTELGKIPFCCRNGSILPIIMDPTQSKSVFQMQVFKAPPDLDKTSLYPPEKWKIMGILNPYYKCGAPLKVEPSTFPDPRGLEATVFTIASWQIICNISKPVKRNTRCCVSFSAYYNDSVVPCNTCACGCDEGDTKTEHCNQNARAMLLPPEALLVPFENRTLKTVAWAKLKHLHVPKKLPCGDNCGVTINWHVVSDFKGGWSARITLFNWQPFHFQNWFTALQFKKRVSIGFEKVYSFNGTLLKKINNTIFMQGLQGANYLIAEDNGTNPKVPGKQQSVISFTKKFTPYIQIAKGDGFPTKVLFNGEECSIPTQFPVRSGNQLPNVYLVQQMLLVLVLAFTLNQILY; this is encoded by the exons aTGTTAAATCCATGGATATGtcaattattatcatttttactagtagcatttttaatttcatgtgAAGGTCAAGATCCTGAGGCTCTCCCACCCGCAGCAGAAAACTGTAACGGCGTTTTCATTTCTTATGATTTAATTGATCGAAGAAAAGAATTCCCACGTGTCAAAAACGTGACAGCACAATCATGGGCCTTCAATGCCACTGCAACAATCCTCAATACAGGAAAAGATGTTGTTAAAACATGGCAGTTATTCATAGGTTTTCAACATCAAGAAATTCTTGTCTCTGCCAATGGTGCTATTCTATTCCAAGCTGGTGACTTTCCTGCTTTTGTTGGTAATGGAACAACCTTTGTTGGTAGTTCTATTCCAGATTTGGAAACCTCCATCAACACAGCAAATGATCTCTCCCAAATTCAAGCTATCATTAAACTTTCTGGCACACAATTTGGTGTTAAGCCACCATCAGTTCCTATGCCTAAAAACATCAAGTTGCTAACTGATGGATATAACTGCCCCCGCCCAAGTATCCGTA AGAGTTCCATGTGGGCGTGTTGTAAAAGAGACCCAAAACACAAGTCGATACATTCAAAGACAAAATTCTTGCCACGTCAGAAAGGGGATTTGACAATATCCTATGATATTCTTCAAGCATATGACAATAACTATCTTGTTCAAGTTACCTTAGAGAATCAAAGTCCTTTAGGACGTTTAGATCGTTGGAACTTAACATGGGAATGGACAAGAGGTGAATTCATATCCACAATGAAAGGTGCTTTTCCACGTGAGATAGATTACTCTGATTGTATCTATGGTGCTGCTGGACAGTATTATAAAGATATGGATTTCACTAAAGTACTTAATTGTCAAAAGAATCCTGTAATCAGTGATTTGCCTCCACAGAAATACAATGATACTGAACTTGgtaaaataccattttgttGTAGAAATGGTTCTATTTTACCTATCATTATGGATCCAACTCAATCAAAATCTGTTTTCCAAATGCAAGTGTTTAAAGCTCCACCTGATTTGGATAAAACATCACTTTATCCACCTGAAAAATGGAAAATAATGGGTATTCTTAATCCTTATTATAAATGTGGTGCACCATTAAAGGTGGAACCTTCTACATTTCCTGATCCTAGAGGACTTGAAGCTACTGTTTTCACTATTGCTAGTTGGCAAATAATTTGCAATATATCAAAACCAGTTAAGAGGAACACTCGATGTTGTGTTTCTTTCTCTGCTTATTATAATGATTCTGTTGTTCCTTGTAACACATGTGCATGTGGTTGTGATGAAGGTGATACCAAAACAGAACATTGTAATCAGAATGCAAGAGCAATGCTTCTACCTCCAGAAGCACTTCTTGTACCTTTTGAAAACAGGACACTTAAGACAGTTGCTTGGGCTAAATTAAAGCATTTACATGTGCCTAAGAAATTACCATGTGGTGATAACTGTGGAGTTACCATAAATTGGCATGTAGTTTCAGATTTTAAAGGTGGATGGAGTGCTAGAATCACTTTATTTAATTGGCAACCTTTTCATTTTCAGAATTGGTTCACTGCATTGCAATTTAAGAAGAGGGTTTCTATTGGTTTTGAGAAAGTTTACTCTTTTAATGGAACACTcttgaaaaaaatcaataacaCTATTTTCATGCAAGGATTACAAGGAGCAAATTATTTGATAGCTGAAGACAATGGAACAAATCCAAAGGTGCCTGGAAAACAACAATCTGTTATTTCATTTACAAAGAAATTCACACCATATATTCAAATAGCAAAAGGAGATGGGTTCCCTACAAAAGTTCTTTTTAATGGAGAGGAGTGTTCTATTCCTACACAATTCCCTGTGAGAAGTGGAAACCAATTACCAAATGTATATTTAGTACAACAAATGTTGTTAGTCTTAGTTTTAGCTTTTACATTGAATCAAATATTGTATTAG